A region from the Helicoverpa armigera isolate CAAS_96S chromosome 6, ASM3070526v1, whole genome shotgun sequence genome encodes:
- the LOC110381852 gene encoding adenylate cyclase, terminal-differentiation specific → MEMRWRYLLTLLLLGVAFAAEDDDSIPDAGVDDSDELALDQEESRNLRPRAYTPTAYNALPSGFRPTPSLAELAGYQRQQEQQEEQQYVLQPRPTQQQYVEEPRQPQRAPHRKDQRPAKLQQRPVQDVEEELEEEEKEEPDRLSQLLQQSKFNCVNKQTGYYADEELNCEVFHYCQDNVKHSWVCPDGFSFHQVHLICMPPTHDNICQKSSKYHFVNEYLYRPVNEEEVQRKPNVSLKYSDRYYPAEVYRDDRYEQEEEEEEEQPRRPPPAQLQQRPAQRAQPAPQVFRSAEEVNIPLVQRRPQRPYDFDF, encoded by the exons GTGGAGATATTTGTTGACGTTGCTACTGCTCGGCGTGGCGTTCGCAGCAGAAGACGATGACAGCATACCTGATGCTGGAGTTGACGACAGTGATGAACTAGCTTTAGATCAAGAG GAATCCCGCAACCTAAGGCCACGTGCATACACGCCCACAGCCTACAACGCGTTACCCAGCGGGTTCCGCCCGACGCCCTCACTCGCAGAGCTGGCGGGCTACCAGAGACAACAGGAGCAACAAGAAGAGCAGCAATACGTGCTGCAGCCTAGACCCACTCAGCAGCAGTATGTTGAGGAACCTAGGCAGCCTCAGCGTGCTCCTCATAGGAAG GACCAACGCCCCGCAAAACTTCAGCAGCGTCCAGTCCAGGACGTTGAGGAGGAGTTGGAGGAAGAAGAGAAGGAAGAACCAGACCGCCTCTCCCAACTGCTGCAGCAGTCCAAGTTCAACTGCGTGAACAAACAGACTGGGTACTATGCCGACGAGGAGCTCAACTGCGAGGTCTTCCACTACTGCCAGGATAATGTCAAGCACTCTTGGGTCTGTCCCGACGGATTCTCGTTCCACCAG GTCCACCTGATTTGCATGCCACCAACACACGACAACATCTGTCAGAAGTCGTCGAAGTACCACTTCGTGAACGAGTACCTGTACAGGCCGGTGAACGAGGAGGAGGTCCAGAGGAAGCCCAACGTGTCCCTCAAGTACTCCGACAGGTACTACCCCGCTGAGGTCTACAGGGACGACAGATACGaacaggaagaagaagaagag GAGGAGCAGCCCAGGAGACCGCCTCCAGCGCAACTGCAGCAGCGGCCGGCGCAACGTGCTCAGCCGGCGCCGCAGGTGTTCCGCTCCGCCGAAGAGGTGAACATCCCGCTAGTCCAGAGGCGCCCCCAACGTCCCTACGACTTCGACTTCTAA
- the LOC110381838 gene encoding uncharacterized protein LOC110381838: MSIEKSKMNNNESPLSQNDEKFLAGAQSYSSVPRASRTPLQKYEDIETRSQNDQCCASSNSRLRRNNSTFNRFSWSHLFSFLPAWMKNASPTGPTGFDSAAESKSKVNVPNQNTTHVQMCHKCTPESLGQQSLNHEFSYRKYPKKSSFERIICIKNFDDTSTIDQRGCCNPMTTGTASSRSCNSKLIQVGIAEVPAHRTKRNACICKQETQKAPEPENSSCQQSLSEKVWEYLQSLISSHRNDCPRCKNKRSNDGRCPNLKLTPPSSPCGSPRPPCQKPEPTCPNYKPPCPNYKPPCPYKPPCLQSKPKPKSSNSGSCCIKRSTDSSLCKESVLELVKEYVKQITSEHKNTCPLCSQQPKCCQPTVPSCLRYMLEQAWDYIKKTCEYNFSNPVPPPPALPPPTVPPCPNPGILKYTTSKSACGCGISKPDSADKKATQKCICSSSPLPPMPPKPCRSEMEDTHERRPCCTPCCRHNPPSIQPSQSYNGSHDKSSCLSQSKAKNQSIYSYNDFQTYNDILSYNDLQSNNDLQSNNDLQCYDDPFCKVSFSRCPSASMLEREIIGYRSSTECGRNRKRSNGMQGLSLTMAPKDHKFCTSPNDCKHAKSALENTEKEQVAEDCDETCSGPCNVPKCCDIDNSEQEAQPPVLECSGSCSGRQSQHKTVLRTERDEEAEYEAMLEKKFAEMVAKKLEKAQEVCDEGCDCLTCIATAVTSHRGRGGSDNQKDPHNYRYYY; the protein is encoded by the exons ATGAGCATTGAGAAGTCAAAAATGAACAATAATGAATCACCATTAAGTCAAAATGACGAGAAATTTCTCGCGGGCGCTCAGTCTTATTCTTCCGTTCCACGTGCTTCACGAACTCCTCTGCAGAAATACGAAGATATAGAAACGAGATCACAGAATGATCAGTGCTGCGCGTCAAGCAATAGCAGACTAAGAAGGAATAATTCTACATTTAATAGGTTTAGTTGGAGTCATTTGTTCTCCTTTCTGCCTGCGTGGATGAAGAATGCAAGTCCTACTGGTCCGACTGGTTTTGATTCGGCCGCGGAATCCAAGTCTAAAGTAAATGTTCCAAACCAAAACACGACCCATGTCCAAATGTGTCATAAATGTACACCAGAGAGTCTGg GACAACAATCATTAAATCATGAATTTTCATACAGAAAATATCCTAAAAAATCTTCATTCGAACGCATTATCTGCATAAAAAATTTTGATGATACCTCCACTATCGATCAAAGGGGTTGTTGTAACCCTATGACTACGGGCACCGCCTCATCAAGATCTTGTAATTCGAAACTAATTCAAGTTGGAATAGCTGAAGTGCCCGCACATAGAACAAAGCGTAACGCATGTATATGCAAGCAAGAAACACAGAAGGCGCCCGAACCAGAAAATAGCTCTTGCCAACAGTCTCTATCAGAAAAAGTGTGGGAATATTTACAGTCGTTGATCTCCTCTCACCGAAACGATTGTCCACgttgtaaaaataaacgaaGCAACGATGGGCGTTGCCCAAACCTAAAGCTAACCCCTCCAAGCTCACCATGTGGAAGTCCTAGGCCACCTTGTCAGAAACCTGAACCAACATGTCCGAACTACAAACCACCATGTCCGAACTACAAACCACCATGTCCTTACAAACCACCATGTCTGCAATCAAAACCGAAACCCAAGAGCTCAAACTCTGGTTCCTGCTGTATCAAGCGTTCCACTGATTCCAGTTTATGCAAAGAGTCCGTATTAGAGCTAGTTAAAGAATATGTTAAACAAATTACATCTGAACACAAAAATACCTGTCCACTTTGCAGTCAACAGCCTAAATGTTGCCAACCCACAGTACCGTCTTGTTTGCGATACATGCTGGAACAAGCCTGGGATTATATTAAAAAGActtgtgaatataattttagtaaccCAGTTCCTCCTCCTCCTGCTCTCCCTCCTCCTACAGTGCCTCCTTGCCCGAATCCgggaattttaaaatatacaacttCTAAATCGGCGTGTGGTTGCGGCATCTCTAAACCAGACAGTGCAGACAAAAAGGCAACTCAAAAGTGTATTTGTTCGTCGTCGCCATTGCCGCCAATGCCGCCAAAGCCGTGTAGATCTGAGATGGAGGATACTCACGAACGTAGACCTTGCTGCACGCCATGCTGCAGGCACAATCCCCCAAGTATACAGCCGTCGCAATCATATAATGGATCCCATGATAAATCTTCCTGTTTGTCTCAATCAAAAGCCAAAAACCAATCGATATATTCATATAATGACTTTCAAACATATAATGACATTCTATCATATAATGACCTTCAATCAAATAATGACCTTCAATCAAATAATGACCTTCAATGCTATGATGATCCGTTTTGTAAAGTGAGTTTCAGTAGGTGCCCCTCTGCAAGTATGTTAGAACGTGAAATAATTGGTTACCGTAGTAGCACCGAATGTGGAAGAAATAGGAAACGTTCAAACGGCATGCAAGGTTTGAGCCTAACTATGGCCCCAAAAGACCACAAATTCTGCACTTCCCCCAATGATTGTAAACATGCAAAATCAGCTCTTGAGAATACGGAAAAAGAGCAGGTTGCAGAGGACTGTGACGAGACTTGTTCAGGACCTTGCAATGTTCCAAAATGTTGTGATATTGATAATTCCGAGCAAGAAGCGCAGCCTCCTGTGCTGGAGTGTTCAGGAAGCTGCTCGGGACGGCAGTCGCAACACAAGACCGTGCTGAGGACAGAGCGCGACGAGGAAGCCGAATATGAAGCCATGCTCGAAAAAAAATTTGCAGAAATGGTTGCAAAAAAACTGGAGAAGGCACAAGAAGTTTGCGATGAGGGATGCGACTGCTTGACTTGTATCGCAACCGCTGTTACTTCTCACAGAG gtcGTGGTGGATCGGATAACCAGAAAGATCCACACAACtacagatattattattga
- the LOC110382283 gene encoding phosphatidylinositol-glycan biosynthesis class W protein, with protein sequence MNASEYKTYHESFMQNNHGSTPLHTFACILFTVQCSIYIAIKSQFPLGRQYIYEYVVIVLPMIIAHTVLPEYINTLNCIIFVVLLSNLIYRCSNIAKKFAPKNVFLNNRVPLISCLRGLTYLITALCILAVDFQDFPRPLAKTERFGHSLMDTGVGLFVVVSGAVHKDIHKESFSKIVKGNMKTIAVLVILGIGRFVSVKQLDYQEHVTEYGVHWNFFFTIAVCKVLSTIILYFSNHSLLLCSVLLVVHEFALYLGLQGWVFGDSPRNSLISANREGISSCLGYVSIYIFGVLVKNILLDRNSTKHETQLKLIYGSIIMWVLTYSVDLVRPSSRTLANAGYCIFIDTLLITMSCILYFVTVLVEEKGSNFRVPVILSHINTNGLSYFLIANLLTGAVNLSMRTLLVPSLATFVVLNIYMIVTLIISIYLKKLGLKI encoded by the coding sequence ATGAATGCGAGTGAATATAAGACGTACCATGAATCCTTCATGCAGAATAACCACGGCTCTACACCGCTGCACACATTTGCTTGTATATTATTCACTGTACAATGTTCTATCTACATAGCGATCAAATCGCAGTTCCCACTTGGCCGGCAGTATATTTACGAGTATGTTGTCATCGTATTACCCATGATAATCGCACACACCGTACTACCAGAATACATTAACACTTTGAATTGCATCATCTTCGTTGTATTGCTAAGCAATCTTATATATCGATGTTCAAATATAGCCAAAAAATTTGCACCAAAAAATGTCTTTCTAAATAACAGGGTACCATTAATATCGTGTCTAAGAGGACTGACGTATCTTATTACAGCTTTATGCATCTTAGCTGTAGACTTTCAAGATTTCCCTAGACCTCTagctaaaactgaaagatttgGACACAGTTTAATGGATACTGGTGTTGGGCTGTTTGTTGTAGTCAGTGGAGCGGTCCATAAAGATATACATAAAGAAAGTTTTAGCAAAATTGTAAAAGGGAATATGAAAACCATAGCTGTGTTAGTAATTCTTGGTATAGGGAGGTTTGTGTCTGTAAAACAATTAGATTATCAGGAACATGTAACAGAGTATGGCGTCCATTGGAACTTTTTCTTCACGATTGCAGTTTGTAAAGTCTTATCAActattatactttatttttccaaccattcattacttttatgttcTGTATTGTTAGTTGTACATGAATTTGCATTATATCTTGGTCTTCAAGGCTGGGTGTTTGGAGATAGCCCAAGAAACTCTCTTATTTCTGCAAACCGTGAAGGGATATCATCTTGTTTAGGTTATGTATCTATCTACATATTTGGTGTACTAGTAAAAAACATCTTACTTGATAGGAATAGCACAAAACATGAAACACAATTAAAGCTTATTTATGGGTCTATAATAATGTGGGTTTTAACATATTCAGTGGATCTTGTTCGGCCATCGTCACGAACCTTAGCAAATGCAGGATACTGTATATTCATAGACACTCTTTTGATTACAATGTCATGTATACTGTACTTTGTAACAGTATTAGTTGAGGAAAAGGGAAGTAATTTCCGTGTCCCGGTAATACTGTCCCATATAAATACAAATGGATTATCCTATTTCCTCATAGCTAACTTATTGACAGGAGCCGTTAATCTGTCTATGAGAACTTTACTAGTACCCAGTCTAGCCACTTTTGtggtgttaaatatttatatgatagtcacattaattatatcaatttatttgaagaaattAGGTTTAAAAATCTAA
- the Mppe gene encoding uncharacterized protein Mppe, translating into MYLRRSTTVKYVLAAVLGAVIYCEWFIYLVEQQYWVDLECQDHDTSCTKILFIADPQIQGDEAVPPPLSYIFNWDSDRYLRSTFKSVVDYFKPDILVYLGDLMDEGSIATMPQFHGYAKRLANIFDWDFPAVQVWLPGDNDIGGENEPIRRDKVEEFEKVFVQPSIVTYSNVSIYKVNAITYTFPQKADEVPGTDNNFKIVASHYPVTMRTMFSKKIINAINPKIFFCAHDHESKYVKQNKDLTHRVTTWFNIPKSTLTITFNDDTLYEIYVPTCSYRMGTNYIGYGAAVLENNQKHMRYTVFWSPQRFPFLFFYLAILVILFLYCLVFCIAKLIYRKSKPTAKSADMSPLLERL; encoded by the exons ATGTATTTAAGGCGAAG TACCACTGTGAAATATGTGTTGGCGGCTGTTCTTGGGGCCGTGATCTATTGCGAATGGTTCATCTACCTCGTGGAGCAGCAGTACTGGGTCGACCTAGAGTGCCAGGACCATGACACCTCTTGTACTAAGATACTGTTCATAGCTGACCCTCAGATTCAGGGTGATGAAGCTGTCCCACCTCCCTTAAGCTACATCTTCAATTGGGACAGTGACCG gtACTTAAGATCAACGTTCAAGTCAGTTGTGGATTACTTCAAGCCGGATATCCTGGTGTACTTGGGAGACCTGATGGATGAGGGGTCCATAGCCACCATGCCACAGTTCCATGGCTATGCCAAGAGATTAGCTAACATATTTGATTGGGATTTTCCTGCAGTG CAAGTCTGGTTACCAGGAGACAATGACATAGGCGGAGAGAATGAGCCGATACGTCGCGACAAAGTAGAAGAATTCGAGAAAGTGTTCGTCCAGCCCTCCATAGTAACATACTCCAACGTGTCCATATACAAAGTGAACGCTATCACATACACATTCCCACAAAAAGCTGATGAAGTACCGGGAAcagataataatttcaaaattgtggCTTCACACTATCCTGTTACTATGAGGACGATGTTTAGTAAGAAG ATAATAAACGCAATAAACCCGAAAATATTCTTCTGCGCCCACGACCATGAGTCTAAGTACGTGAAACAGAATAAGGACCTCACCCACCGGGTCACCACATGGTTCAACATACCCAAGTCGACACTCACCATTACGTTCAATGATGACACGTTGTATGAGATATATGTGCCAACTTGCTCTTATAGAATGGGCACCAATTATATTGGATATGGAGCTGCTGTGCTAG AAAACAACCAAAAGCACATGAGATACACCGTTTTCTGGTCTCCACAGAGGTTtccatttttattcttttacctAGCAATACTGGTGATATTATTCCTCTACTGCCTTGTATTCTGCATTGCCAAACTAATCTATAGGAAGTCTAAACCGACTGCAAAGAGCGCGGATATGTCGCCATTGTTAGAACGACTTTAG